The following proteins come from a genomic window of Ferrovibrio sp. MS7:
- a CDS encoding magnesium transporter CorA family protein, whose amino-acid sequence MITAYLPQGSLLQKIDLTPADTLPEGVVWLDLVEPTPAEEKAVEALLGLEMPTREEMQEIEISSRLYREADVSYMTANVLYHAETPLPQTTAITFIRSHRALVTLRYADPQAFRSFITRAVRTPSMCANPDVALCGLLDSIIDRAADVLEWAGRDLDQLSRSVFGYRADGTREEPDDADLEDAIRNLGRIEDLNSRIRDSLTTLNRLVAFLNLSLTEQRGTKESRQWLKTIARDVQSLTEQSGFLAHKGNFLLDATLGLINIQQTKIIKIFSVAATVFLPPTLIASIYGMNFRTLPELDWTFGYPMAILMMIASAALPYWWFKRKGWL is encoded by the coding sequence ATGATCACAGCCTACCTGCCGCAAGGCTCTTTGCTGCAAAAGATCGATTTGACTCCGGCCGATACGCTGCCGGAAGGCGTGGTGTGGCTCGATCTGGTGGAGCCGACACCGGCGGAGGAAAAGGCTGTCGAAGCCCTGCTCGGCCTTGAGATGCCGACCCGCGAGGAGATGCAGGAGATCGAAATCTCCAGCCGCCTCTACCGCGAGGCCGATGTCAGCTACATGACGGCGAACGTGCTCTACCATGCCGAGACGCCGCTGCCGCAGACCACGGCGATCACCTTCATCCGTTCGCACCGCGCGCTGGTGACCTTGCGCTACGCCGATCCGCAGGCCTTCCGTTCCTTCATCACCCGCGCCGTGCGCACGCCCTCGATGTGCGCCAACCCGGATGTTGCGCTGTGCGGTCTGCTCGACTCGATCATCGACCGCGCCGCCGACGTGCTGGAATGGGCCGGCCGCGACCTCGACCAGCTTTCGCGCTCGGTGTTCGGCTATCGCGCCGATGGCACCCGCGAGGAGCCGGACGATGCCGATCTCGAAGACGCGATCCGCAACCTGGGCCGCATCGAGGATCTCAACAGCCGCATCCGCGACAGCCTCACCACGCTGAACCGCCTGGTTGCCTTCCTCAACCTGTCGCTCACCGAACAGCGTGGCACCAAGGAAAGCCGCCAGTGGCTCAAGACCATCGCGCGCGACGTGCAGTCGCTCACCGAGCAATCCGGCTTCCTGGCGCATAAGGGCAATTTCCTGCTCGATGCCACGCTCGGCCTGATCAACATCCAGCAGACCAAGATCATCAAGATCTTCTCGGTGGCTGCCACCGTGTTCCTGCCGCCGACCCTGATCGCCAGCATCTACGGCATGAATTTCCGCACCTTGCCGGAACTGGACTGGACCTTCGGCTACCCGATGGCGATCCTGATGATGATCGCTTCGGCGGCCTTGCCTTACTGGTGGTTCAAGCGCAAGGGTTGGCTGTGA
- a CDS encoding DUF983 domain-containing protein, protein MEQRDLWLAMRQGWFCRCPQCGKGKLYTSYLKVAESCTACGLRLDGHRADDAPPYFTILIVAHIIVPLMLMLEQKAQPPEWLHMVLWLPLTLMLSLWLLPRIKGALIGLQFARRMHGFGSEPF, encoded by the coding sequence GTGGAGCAGCGCGATCTCTGGCTGGCGATGCGCCAGGGCTGGTTCTGCCGCTGCCCGCAATGCGGCAAGGGCAAGCTCTATACCAGCTACCTGAAGGTCGCTGAAAGCTGCACGGCTTGCGGCCTGCGGCTGGATGGCCACCGCGCCGATGACGCACCGCCCTATTTCACCATTCTCATCGTGGCGCACATCATCGTGCCGCTGATGCTGATGCTGGAGCAGAAGGCGCAGCCGCCGGAATGGCTGCACATGGTGCTGTGGCTACCGCTGACGCTGATGCTGTCGCTGTGGCTGCTGCCGCGCATCAAGGGCGCGCTGATCGGCCTGCAATTCGCCCGCCGCATGCACGGCTTCGGCAGCGAGCCGTTTTAG
- a CDS encoding NADP-dependent malic enzyme has product MTESKTNSLYEAALEFHKVGQPGKLEIVPTKPMATTRDLSLAYSPGVAAPCLAIAENPDTAYDYTTRGNMVAVISNGTAVLGLGNLGALAGKPVMEGKSVLFKRFADVDSIDLEVDTEEVDAFVNAVRYLGPSFGGINLEDIKAPECFVIEQRLRELMDIPIFHDDQHGTAIIAAAGLINALHLTGRDIKSAKMVVNGAGAAGVACAELVKAMGMPNENVILCDTKGVVYQGRTDGMNQWKSAHAVKTDARSLADAVKGSDIFFGLSVKGALTPDMLRSMAANPIIFAMANPDPEITPEEAAATRADAIMATGRSDYANQVNNVLGFPYIFRGALDVRARTINDAMKIAAAEAIAKLAREDVPDEVAAAYKGARPKYGPTYIIPSPFDPRLIVEIPLAVAKAAVQSGVARKPITDWGAYRNQLRARLDPTAGSLQIFMDQVAANPKRVVFAEGEEETVIRAALAFRDAGFGTPILIGRSERIAATMKEIGLSNLEGIEISNARVSKHNEAYTDFLYKRHQRRGALHRDVQRLVNLDRNVFGACMVAMGHADAMVTGVTRTYSVSYEGVRWAIDPARGQRVIGISIIVAKGRTVFIADTSVTELPGSQDLSLIAIQAAEVARKMGHEPRVALLSHSNFGNAPGGVVDVVRQAVMALDQLRSGGSEVNFEYDGEMSAAVALNPDLQKIYPFCRLSGPANVLIMPGLHSALISSQLLQELGGGTVIGPLLVGLEKPVQIAQMGSSLSDIVNLAALAAYNAR; this is encoded by the coding sequence ATGACCGAGAGCAAAACCAACAGCCTTTACGAGGCCGCGCTGGAATTTCACAAAGTGGGCCAGCCGGGCAAGCTGGAGATCGTGCCGACCAAGCCGATGGCGACGACGCGCGATCTGAGCCTGGCCTATTCGCCGGGTGTCGCCGCCCCCTGCCTCGCCATCGCCGAGAATCCCGACACGGCTTATGACTACACCACCCGCGGCAACATGGTGGCGGTGATTTCCAACGGCACCGCCGTGCTGGGCTTGGGCAATCTCGGCGCGCTCGCCGGCAAGCCGGTGATGGAAGGCAAGTCGGTGCTGTTCAAGCGTTTCGCCGATGTCGATTCCATCGACCTCGAAGTCGATACCGAGGAAGTGGATGCCTTCGTCAATGCCGTGCGCTATCTCGGCCCCAGCTTCGGCGGCATCAACCTGGAAGACATCAAGGCGCCGGAATGCTTCGTGATCGAGCAGCGCCTGCGCGAGCTGATGGACATTCCGATCTTCCATGACGACCAGCATGGCACCGCGATCATCGCCGCCGCCGGCCTGATCAACGCGCTGCATCTCACTGGCCGCGACATCAAGAGCGCGAAGATGGTGGTGAACGGCGCCGGTGCAGCCGGCGTGGCCTGCGCCGAGCTGGTCAAGGCCATGGGCATGCCGAACGAGAACGTGATTCTCTGCGACACCAAGGGCGTGGTCTATCAGGGCCGCACCGATGGCATGAACCAGTGGAAGTCGGCCCATGCGGTGAAGACCGATGCGCGCAGCCTGGCAGACGCCGTGAAGGGCTCCGACATCTTCTTCGGCCTTTCGGTGAAAGGCGCGCTGACGCCGGACATGCTGCGCAGCATGGCGGCCAATCCGATCATCTTCGCCATGGCCAATCCGGATCCGGAAATCACCCCGGAAGAGGCCGCCGCCACCCGCGCCGATGCCATCATGGCCACCGGGCGTTCGGACTATGCCAACCAGGTCAACAACGTCCTCGGCTTCCCCTATATCTTCCGCGGCGCGCTGGATGTGCGCGCCCGCACCATCAACGACGCGATGAAGATCGCGGCCGCCGAAGCCATCGCCAAGCTGGCGCGCGAGGACGTGCCGGATGAAGTGGCGGCGGCCTACAAGGGCGCGCGGCCGAAATACGGCCCGACCTACATCATCCCCTCGCCGTTCGATCCGCGCCTGATCGTGGAAATCCCGCTCGCCGTCGCCAAGGCGGCGGTGCAGAGCGGCGTGGCACGCAAGCCGATCACCGACTGGGGCGCCTATCGCAACCAGCTCCGCGCCCGCCTCGACCCCACTGCCGGCAGCCTGCAGATCTTCATGGATCAGGTTGCTGCCAACCCGAAGCGCGTGGTGTTCGCCGAGGGCGAGGAAGAAACCGTGATCCGCGCCGCGCTGGCTTTCCGCGATGCCGGTTTCGGCACGCCGATCCTGATAGGCCGCAGCGAGCGCATCGCCGCCACCATGAAGGAAATCGGCCTCAGCAATCTCGAAGGCATCGAGATCAGCAATGCCCGCGTGAGCAAGCATAATGAGGCCTATACCGATTTCCTCTACAAGCGCCACCAGCGCCGCGGCGCGCTGCACCGCGACGTACAGCGCCTGGTCAACCTGGACCGCAACGTGTTCGGCGCCTGCATGGTCGCCATGGGCCATGCCGATGCCATGGTGACGGGCGTCACCCGCACCTACAGCGTCTCCTATGAAGGCGTGCGCTGGGCCATTGATCCGGCGCGCGGCCAGCGCGTCATCGGCATCTCGATCATCGTGGCGAAGGGCCGCACGGTGTTCATCGCCGATACCTCGGTGACCGAACTGCCGGGCTCGCAGGATCTCAGCCTGATCGCCATCCAGGCGGCGGAAGTGGCGCGCAAGATGGGCCATGAGCCGCGCGTCGCGCTCTTGTCGCATTCCAATTTCGGCAACGCGCCGGGTGGCGTGGTGGATGTGGTGCGCCAGGCGGTGATGGCGCTGGATCAGTTGCGCTCCGGCGGCAGCGAAGTGAATTTCGAGTATGACGGCGAAATGTCTGCTGCCGTGGCGCTGAACCCGGACCTGCAGAAGATCTATCCCTTCTGCCGCCTCTCCGGCCCGGCCAACGTGCTGATCATGCCCGGCCTGCATTCGGCGCTGATCTCGTCGCAGCTTTTGCAGGAACTTGGCGGCGGCACCGTGATCGGCCCGCTGCTGGTCGGCCTGGAAAAGCCGGTGCAGATCGCACAGATGGGCTCAAGCTTGAGCGACATCGTCAACCTCGCGGCGCTGGCGGCATATAACGCCCGTTGA
- the mutS gene encoding DNA mismatch repair protein MutS encodes MAQYLGIKAQNPDSLLFYRMGDFYELFFDDAVTAARALDIALTKRGLHEGQDIPMCGVPVHAAEAYLSRLIRQGYRVAVCEQIEDPAEAKKRGSKSVVKRDVVRTVTPGTITEDALLDARANNYLASLTQSGGESGPLGLAWLDISTGEFGVAESSAAMLGADLARLRPRELLLADTLLGRQALRAALDGVEAALTPLPAARFDSGAGERRLKAAFGVAALDAFGSFARAECAAAGALLDYVELTQRGKLPALRPPARQAATSLMAIDAATRRNLELVETLSGSRDGSLLATIDETLTGAGARLLALRLQAPLTDAVLINRRLDAAGYLLEGERLREDLRAALRKVPDLARALSRLSLGRGGPRDLAALRDGLEKAGEMQRRLRAEAALPPELAGLAESLGYHAALVQALAEALGPELPMNARDGGFVAAGHRADLDELRLLRDESRRHIAALQDRYANETGVAGLKIRHNNVLGYYIEITPRYAEKMGPQFIHRQTMANAVRYSTPELGELESRISQAADRALALELEVFDGLVRRSLDEAAAISQAAEALAALDVMAALAELALRQRWVRPVVDESVDFHIEAGRHPVVEAALRQRGEGERFVANDCDLSDGHKLWLLTGPNMAGKSTFLRQNALIAILAQMGSFVPAAKARIGIVDRLFSRVGAADDLARGRSTFMVEMVETAAILHQSGPRALVILDEIGRGTATFDGLSIAWAVVEYLHEKSCCRGLFATHYHELTQLAGKLPQLENHTLKVKEWQGDLVFLHEVGAGAADRSYGIQVAKLAGLPQAVLGRASEVLQHLEAQEGGGAAAARKLADDLPLFNLARPAPVQAKESEIEAALKAADLDSLSPRQALDLLFELKGKLP; translated from the coding sequence ATGGCCCAGTATTTAGGCATCAAGGCGCAGAACCCCGACTCGCTGCTGTTCTATCGCATGGGCGACTTCTACGAGTTGTTCTTCGACGACGCGGTGACGGCTGCCCGCGCGCTGGATATCGCACTGACCAAGCGCGGCCTGCATGAAGGTCAGGATATCCCGATGTGCGGCGTGCCGGTACACGCGGCGGAAGCTTACCTCTCCCGTCTGATACGTCAGGGCTACCGCGTTGCGGTCTGCGAGCAGATCGAGGATCCCGCAGAAGCGAAGAAGCGCGGTTCCAAGTCGGTGGTGAAACGCGACGTGGTGCGCACCGTCACGCCCGGCACCATCACGGAAGACGCGCTGCTTGATGCCCGCGCCAACAATTATCTCGCGTCATTGACCCAGAGCGGCGGTGAAAGCGGCCCGCTCGGCCTTGCCTGGCTCGATATATCCACCGGCGAGTTCGGCGTTGCGGAAAGCAGCGCGGCGATGCTCGGCGCCGATCTGGCGCGCCTGCGTCCGCGCGAATTGCTGCTCGCCGACACACTCCTCGGTCGCCAGGCGTTGCGTGCCGCCCTCGATGGCGTCGAAGCGGCGCTGACGCCGCTGCCGGCCGCGCGCTTCGATTCCGGTGCCGGCGAACGCCGCCTCAAGGCCGCCTTCGGCGTTGCAGCATTGGATGCCTTCGGTTCCTTCGCACGCGCGGAATGTGCCGCCGCCGGCGCGCTGCTCGATTATGTCGAGCTGACCCAGCGCGGCAAGCTGCCGGCGTTGCGCCCGCCCGCGCGCCAGGCCGCCACCAGCCTGATGGCGATCGATGCCGCGACGCGGCGCAACCTGGAACTGGTCGAGACGCTGTCGGGCAGCCGCGATGGTTCGCTGCTCGCCACCATCGACGAGACGCTGACCGGCGCCGGCGCCCGGCTTTTGGCGCTGCGGCTGCAGGCACCGCTCACCGATGCGGTGCTGATCAACCGCCGCCTCGATGCCGCCGGCTATCTGCTCGAAGGCGAGCGGTTGCGCGAGGACCTGCGGGCGGCGTTGCGCAAGGTGCCCGATCTCGCCCGCGCCCTTTCCAGGCTCTCGCTGGGCCGTGGCGGCCCGCGTGACCTTGCGGCTTTGCGCGATGGCCTGGAGAAGGCCGGCGAGATGCAGCGCCGGCTGCGTGCCGAAGCCGCCTTGCCGCCGGAACTGGCAGGCCTGGCGGAATCGCTGGGGTATCATGCCGCCCTGGTGCAGGCGCTGGCCGAAGCGCTCGGCCCTGAGCTGCCGATGAATGCCCGCGATGGCGGCTTTGTCGCTGCCGGCCATCGCGCCGATCTCGATGAGTTGCGCCTGCTGCGCGATGAAAGCCGCCGCCATATCGCGGCCTTGCAGGACCGCTATGCCAATGAGACCGGCGTTGCCGGCCTGAAGATCCGGCATAACAACGTGCTCGGCTATTACATCGAGATCACGCCGCGCTATGCCGAGAAGATGGGGCCGCAATTCATCCATCGCCAGACCATGGCCAACGCTGTGCGCTACTCCACGCCTGAACTCGGCGAACTGGAGAGCCGCATCTCGCAGGCCGCCGACCGCGCCCTGGCGCTCGAACTGGAAGTATTCGACGGCTTGGTGCGGCGCAGCCTCGATGAGGCGGCGGCAATCAGCCAGGCGGCGGAAGCCCTCGCGGCGCTGGATGTGATGGCGGCTTTGGCTGAGCTTGCCTTGCGGCAGCGCTGGGTCCGGCCGGTGGTCGACGAGTCAGTCGATTTCCATATCGAGGCCGGGCGGCATCCGGTGGTGGAAGCGGCGCTTAGGCAGCGCGGCGAGGGCGAGCGTTTCGTTGCCAATGATTGCGACCTGAGCGACGGTCACAAACTATGGCTGCTTACCGGCCCGAACATGGCGGGTAAGAGCACCTTCCTGCGCCAGAATGCCTTGATCGCCATTTTGGCGCAGATGGGCAGCTTCGTGCCGGCGGCCAAGGCGCGCATCGGCATTGTCGATCGCCTGTTCAGCCGCGTCGGCGCCGCCGACGATCTGGCGCGCGGCCGTTCGACCTTCATGGTCGAGATGGTGGAGACCGCCGCTATCCTGCATCAATCGGGACCGCGCGCTTTGGTGATCCTGGACGAGATCGGGCGCGGCACGGCGACTTTCGATGGCCTCTCGATTGCCTGGGCGGTAGTGGAATATCTGCATGAGAAAAGCTGCTGCCGTGGCCTGTTCGCGACGCATTACCATGAACTGACGCAGCTTGCCGGCAAGTTGCCGCAACTGGAAAACCATACCCTGAAGGTGAAGGAATGGCAGGGCGACCTGGTGTTCCTGCATGAAGTCGGTGCCGGCGCCGCGGATCGTTCCTACGGCATCCAGGTGGCCAAGCTCGCCGGCCTGCCCCAGGCCGTGCTCGGCCGCGCCTCGGAAGTGTTGCAGCATCTCGAAGCCCAGGAGGGCGGTGGTGCTGCCGCCGCGCGCAAGCTTGCCGACGATCTGCCACTGTTCAATCTGGCGCGGCCGGCGCCGGTGCAGGCGAAAGAGTCCGAGATCGAAGCGGCGCTGAAGGCGGCGGACCTTGATTCCCTCAGTCCGCGCCAGGCCCTCGACCTGCTATTCGAGCTGAAGGGCAAGCTGCCGTAA
- the holA gene encoding DNA polymerase III subunit delta gives MKLKPGEVEGFLRKPPAALRAALVFGPDTGLVHERAKALAQTVVPDLSDAFRVANLTAQQLSEDPARLADEAAALSLMGGRRVVLISGAGDKLAKLFADFLSDPPGDALVVVEGGELAGRSSLRTAFENAPTAAAIACYADDANALLGVIRSMLQEAGKRIDDDALEYLRDNLGSDRMVTRGEINKLLLYKGDEPGPITLEDAEACVGDSSAGNLDDAAFAAFGGDIPALAEALAQSEMAGESPVAILRVTQKHAQRLHLGLSRMGNGGGDPKFLAKTLGVFWKREDAFVRQLRLWSPERLMRALEILTDAELLAKSTGIPAEAVTGDALLRIARAARVAR, from the coding sequence ATGAAGCTCAAACCGGGCGAGGTTGAAGGCTTCCTGCGCAAACCGCCCGCCGCCTTGCGCGCGGCGCTGGTCTTCGGCCCCGATACCGGCCTGGTGCATGAACGCGCCAAGGCGCTGGCGCAGACCGTGGTGCCGGATCTCTCCGATGCCTTCCGCGTCGCCAACCTCACCGCGCAGCAGCTCAGCGAGGACCCGGCCCGGCTGGCCGACGAAGCCGCCGCGCTGTCCCTGATGGGCGGCCGCCGCGTGGTGCTGATCAGCGGCGCCGGCGACAAGCTGGCCAAGCTGTTCGCCGATTTCCTCAGCGACCCGCCCGGCGATGCCCTGGTAGTGGTGGAAGGCGGCGAACTGGCCGGGCGTTCCTCCTTGCGCACCGCCTTCGAGAATGCCCCCACCGCCGCCGCCATCGCCTGCTATGCCGATGATGCCAATGCGCTGCTCGGCGTCATCCGTTCGATGCTGCAGGAAGCCGGCAAGCGCATCGACGACGATGCGCTGGAATACCTGCGCGACAATCTCGGCAGCGACCGCATGGTGACGCGCGGCGAGATCAACAAGCTGCTGCTCTACAAGGGCGACGAGCCCGGCCCGATCACTCTGGAGGATGCCGAGGCTTGCGTCGGCGATTCATCGGCCGGCAATCTCGATGATGCCGCCTTCGCGGCTTTCGGCGGCGATATTCCGGCGCTGGCGGAAGCCCTGGCGCAGAGCGAGATGGCCGGCGAGTCGCCTGTCGCCATCCTGCGGGTGACGCAGAAGCATGCCCAGCGCCTGCATCTCGGCTTGAGCCGCATGGGTAATGGTGGCGGCGATCCCAAATTCCTCGCCAAGACGCTTGGCGTGTTCTGGAAACGCGAGGATGCTTTCGTGCGCCAGCTTCGCCTGTGGTCGCCGGAGCGGCTGATGCGTGCGCTGGAAATCCTCACCGATGCCGAATTGCTGGCCAAGAGCACCGGCATTCCGGCGGAAGCCGTGACCGGCGACGCGCTCTTGCGCATCGCCAGAGCAGCAAGAGTGGCGCGGTAA
- the leuS gene encoding leucine--tRNA ligase — MSRYNAKVVETKWQQEWDARGSFRAKADRSRPKYYVLEMFPYPSGRIHMGHVRNYTLGDVVARYKRARGFNVLHPMGWDAFGLPAENAAQEKKVHPASWTYDNIANMRAELKRMGLSLDWDCELATCHPGYYKHQQKLFLDLAKAGLAYRKESFVNWDPVDHTVLANEQVIDGRGWRSGAVVERRKLSQWFFKITEYADDLLAALQTLDRWPERVRLMQQNWIGKSEGARFSFALAGRSDKIDVYSTRPDTLFGASFVAISADHPLAAEAAAQDPQLAAFIEECRQTGTAEAELEKAEKKGYRTKLEAVHPFDPSWKLPVYVANFVLMEYGTGAVFGCPAHDQRDLDFARKYGLPVKAVVAPKGSAAQEIGTEAYTDTDNTVAINSGFLDGLGVTDAKRAAIAKLEELKAGEGTVTYRLRDWGVSRQRYWGCPIPMIHCDACGVVPVPEDQLPVLLPDDVTFDKPGNPLDHHPTWKHVNCPACGKAARRETDTCDTFVDSSWYFARFCSARDAAPMNSDAVDYWLPVDQYIGGIEHAILHLLYSRFFTRALRDTGHLKVAEPFAGLFTQGMVCHETYRDASGAWLFPTDVKKDGDNWVHVQTGAPVTVGRVEKMSKSKKNVIDPGLIIETYGADTARWFMLSDSPPERDLEWTEAGAEGAWRFTQRLYRLVAEPKAAIASASDAKPATWSPEALELRRALHKTIAALTQDLEQFHYNKAVARVHEFVNTLEAHRAPDAASAAARREALEVLCRLVAPMVPHLAEEIWQSLGNSGLVVDQAWPEADADLARDETVTIAVQVSGKLRATLEVDRDMDKAALEALALANDNVQRAMEGKPARKIVVVPNRIVNVVV, encoded by the coding sequence ATGTCGCGCTACAACGCCAAGGTGGTGGAAACCAAGTGGCAGCAGGAATGGGATGCCCGCGGCTCCTTCCGTGCCAAGGCTGATCGTTCCCGCCCGAAATACTACGTGCTGGAGATGTTTCCCTATCCGTCGGGACGCATCCATATGGGCCATGTGCGCAACTATACGCTGGGCGATGTGGTGGCGCGCTACAAGCGGGCGCGCGGCTTCAACGTGCTGCACCCGATGGGCTGGGATGCCTTCGGCCTGCCGGCGGAAAATGCCGCGCAGGAAAAGAAGGTGCATCCGGCAAGCTGGACCTACGACAACATTGCCAACATGCGTGCCGAACTGAAGCGCATGGGCCTCTCACTGGACTGGGATTGCGAACTCGCGACCTGCCATCCCGGCTACTACAAGCATCAGCAGAAGCTGTTCCTCGATCTCGCCAAGGCCGGGCTGGCCTATCGCAAGGAAAGCTTCGTCAACTGGGATCCGGTGGACCATACTGTGCTCGCCAACGAGCAGGTGATCGATGGCCGCGGCTGGCGCTCCGGTGCCGTGGTGGAACGCCGCAAGCTGTCGCAGTGGTTCTTCAAGATCACCGAATATGCCGACGACCTGCTGGCGGCGTTGCAGACGCTGGACCGCTGGCCGGAACGGGTGCGGCTGATGCAGCAGAACTGGATCGGCAAGTCGGAAGGGGCGCGCTTCTCCTTCGCCCTGGCCGGTCGCAGCGATAAGATCGACGTCTACTCGACGCGGCCCGACACCTTGTTCGGCGCCAGCTTCGTGGCGATCTCCGCCGATCATCCGCTGGCGGCGGAAGCTGCCGCGCAGGATCCGCAGCTTGCCGCCTTCATCGAGGAATGCCGCCAGACCGGCACGGCGGAAGCCGAACTCGAAAAGGCGGAGAAGAAGGGCTACCGCACCAAGCTGGAAGCCGTGCATCCCTTCGATCCAAGCTGGAAGCTGCCGGTCTATGTGGCGAATTTCGTGCTGATGGAATATGGCACCGGCGCCGTTTTCGGCTGCCCGGCGCATGACCAGCGCGATCTCGATTTCGCCCGCAAATATGGCCTGCCGGTCAAGGCTGTGGTCGCCCCGAAAGGGAGCGCGGCACAGGAAATCGGCACGGAAGCCTATACCGACACCGACAACACGGTGGCGATCAATTCCGGCTTCCTCGACGGCCTGGGCGTGACGGACGCCAAGCGTGCCGCGATTGCCAAGCTGGAAGAACTGAAGGCCGGCGAAGGTACCGTCACCTATCGCCTGCGCGACTGGGGCGTGAGCCGCCAGCGCTACTGGGGCTGCCCGATCCCGATGATCCATTGCGACGCCTGCGGCGTGGTGCCGGTGCCGGAGGATCAGCTGCCCGTGCTGCTGCCCGACGACGTCACCTTCGACAAGCCGGGCAATCCGCTGGATCACCACCCGACCTGGAAGCATGTGAACTGCCCGGCCTGCGGCAAGGCGGCACGGCGCGAGACCGATACCTGCGACACCTTCGTCGACTCGTCGTGGTATTTCGCGCGTTTCTGCTCGGCCCGCGATGCGGCGCCGATGAACAGCGACGCGGTGGATTACTGGCTGCCGGTGGATCAGTATATCGGCGGCATCGAGCATGCCATCCTGCATCTGCTCTATTCCCGCTTCTTCACCCGCGCGCTGCGCGATACCGGGCACCTGAAGGTGGCCGAACCCTTCGCCGGTCTGTTCACCCAGGGCATGGTCTGCCACGAGACCTACCGCGATGCCTCCGGCGCCTGGCTGTTCCCGACCGACGTGAAGAAGGACGGCGACAACTGGGTGCATGTGCAGACCGGCGCCCCGGTGACGGTCGGCCGCGTCGAGAAGATGTCGAAGTCGAAGAAGAACGTGATCGACCCGGGCCTGATCATCGAGACCTACGGCGCCGATACCGCGCGCTGGTTCATGCTCTCCGACAGCCCGCCGGAGCGCGACCTGGAATGGACCGAGGCCGGTGCCGAAGGCGCCTGGCGCTTCACCCAGCGGCTCTACCGCCTGGTGGCCGAGCCGAAGGCGGCGATTGCCTCAGCCAGCGATGCCAAGCCGGCGACCTGGAGCCCGGAGGCGCTGGAGCTGCGCCGCGCCCTGCACAAGACGATTGCCGCGCTGACCCAGGACCTGGAGCAGTTCCACTACAACAAGGCCGTTGCCCGCGTGCATGAATTCGTCAACACGCTGGAGGCACACCGCGCCCCGGACGCCGCTTCCGCCGCCGCGCGCCGCGAGGCGCTGGAGGTCTTGTGCCGCCTGGTCGCGCCGATGGTGCCGCATCTGGCGGAGGAAATCTGGCAGAGCCTGGGCAATAGCGGCCTGGTGGTCGACCAGGCCTGGCCCGAGGCCGATGCGGACTTGGCGCGCGACGAGACCGTGACCATCGCGGTGCAGGTTTCGGGCAAGCTGCGCGCCACGCTGGAAGTGGACCGCGACATGGACAAGGCAGCGCTGGAAGCTCTGGCGCTGGCCAATGACAACGTGCAGCGCGCCATGGAAGGCAAGCCGGCCCGCAAGATCGTGGTAGTGCCGAACCGGATCGTGAATGTGGTGGTCTAG
- a CDS encoding DUF3576 domain-containing protein, whose translation MTWFRQFSLFKQSGSRRAMALALALGLTLGLGACGGSGDYLPYPDKGPDGTVNPNPSGERQTIFGSGGLFSPGSKKPEEGGGGGIGVNSFLWRASLDTISFMPLASADPFGGVIITDWYAAPQTPNERFKVTIYILDRALRADGIRVSVFRQVRQGEGWADQATASETNVSMENAILQRARELRVEAEARR comes from the coding sequence ATGACGTGGTTTCGCCAGTTTTCTTTGTTCAAGCAATCCGGTAGCCGCCGGGCGATGGCGCTCGCCCTGGCGCTGGGCCTGACGCTCGGCCTTGGTGCCTGCGGCGGCAGCGGCGATTACCTGCCGTATCCGGACAAAGGCCCGGACGGCACCGTGAATCCGAACCCGAGCGGCGAACGCCAGACGATCTTCGGTTCCGGCGGTCTGTTCTCGCCCGGCAGCAAGAAACCCGAGGAAGGCGGCGGCGGCGGCATCGGCGTCAACAGCTTCCTGTGGCGCGCCTCGCTCGACACCATCTCCTTCATGCCGCTGGCCTCGGCCGATCCGTTCGGCGGCGTGATCATCACCGACTGGTATGCCGCGCCGCAGACGCCGAACGAGCGTTTCAAGGTGACGATCTACATTCTCGACCGCGCGCTGCGCGCCGATGGCATCCGCGTCAGCGTGTTCCGCCAGGTGCGCCAGGGCGAGGGCTGGGCCGACCAGGCCACCGCGTCGGAAACCAATGTGAGCATGGAGAACGCCATTCTGCAGCGCGCCCGCGAGCTGCGGGTGGAGGCCGAGGCCCGGCGCTGA